From a single Pseudomonas sp. A34-9 genomic region:
- the tssA gene encoding type VI secretion system protein TssA, with protein sequence MSYSSKLSAHYLELAKVSVSKENFAGEDVRFSSEFEALESELAKASSMHESGQIDWLKIRENSENLLRTQSKDLRVGAWLTWSLYQRESFPGLLAGLGLLHHLSENNWADVHPLKPRTRAAAIGWLVPRLEQVITENIAIKEQLPMFRQLSEHLSGLEAACAEHLGDDSPLLLPISRRLKTMIQRAADNQPAPGVVGAAVAQVKQAASQLLTPGAPIDNERDAHKALRAQQESARPLCAWWLKQKATDLRALRLNRTLLWMTIDAVPERNAEQITVLRGLPLEKLKLYQDRFDQGKYADLLVELEASLAKAPFWFDGQRMVWECLQNLNAELAMREVEIHFALLVQRLPGIVELRFHDGAPFADPSTRAWIAANVMPHLQSASAPRKVESENVETQPAWEKALEEVLPLLRKEGLKPAVQTLKQGLQSAHGGRERFFWQFALARLCFMAKKYELAKNQLETLDQTLQDSGLHAWEPDLALEVLHLLHSCCELLPQNHAVRERKEEIYRRLCHLDLEVVLE encoded by the coding sequence ATGTCCTACTCAAGCAAACTTTCCGCCCATTACCTCGAACTCGCAAAAGTCTCTGTTTCCAAAGAGAATTTCGCGGGCGAAGACGTTCGTTTTTCGAGCGAATTCGAGGCGCTGGAAAGCGAGCTGGCCAAAGCTTCGTCGATGCACGAAAGCGGGCAGATCGACTGGCTGAAAATTCGCGAAAACAGCGAAAATCTGCTGCGTACCCAATCCAAGGATTTGCGTGTCGGCGCCTGGCTGACCTGGTCGCTGTACCAGCGCGAATCCTTCCCCGGCCTGCTGGCCGGTCTCGGTCTGCTGCACCATCTGTCGGAAAACAACTGGGCCGACGTTCACCCGCTCAAACCCCGCACCCGTGCCGCCGCTATCGGCTGGCTGGTGCCGCGTCTCGAGCAGGTCATCACCGAAAACATTGCGATCAAAGAGCAGTTGCCGATGTTCCGGCAGCTCTCCGAGCACCTGTCCGGTCTCGAAGCGGCATGCGCTGAGCACCTGGGCGATGATTCGCCGCTGCTGCTGCCGATCTCTCGCCGCCTGAAAACCATGATCCAGCGCGCCGCCGACAATCAGCCGGCCCCTGGTGTGGTCGGTGCGGCGGTGGCGCAGGTCAAGCAGGCCGCGAGCCAGTTGCTCACCCCCGGCGCACCGATCGACAACGAACGAGATGCGCACAAAGCCCTGCGCGCGCAACAGGAAAGCGCCCGGCCGTTGTGTGCCTGGTGGCTCAAGCAGAAGGCCACCGACCTGCGCGCCCTGCGCCTGAACCGCACGCTGCTGTGGATGACCATCGACGCGGTGCCTGAGCGCAACGCCGAGCAGATCACCGTGTTGCGCGGCCTGCCACTGGAAAAACTCAAGCTCTACCAGGACCGTTTCGATCAGGGCAAATACGCCGACCTGCTGGTGGAACTGGAGGCGAGCCTGGCGAAGGCGCCGTTCTGGTTCGATGGCCAGAGGATGGTCTGGGAATGTCTCCAGAACCTCAACGCCGAGTTGGCAATGCGCGAAGTGGAAATCCACTTCGCGCTTTTGGTTCAACGGCTGCCCGGCATCGTCGAGTTGCGTTTCCATGACGGCGCGCCGTTTGCCGATCCGTCCACCCGGGCGTGGATCGCCGCCAACGTCATGCCGCACCTGCAAAGCGCCAGTGCGCCGCGCAAGGTCGAAAGCGAAAACGTCGAAACCCAGCCGGCCTGGGAAAAGGCCCTTGAAGAAGTCCTGCCGCTGCTGCGCAAGGAAGGCTTGAAGCCTGCCGTGCAGACGCTCAAGCAAGGTTTGCAATCGGCCCACGGTGGCCGCGAGCGCTTCTTCTGGCAGTTCGCCCTCGCGCGCCTGTGCTTCATGGCCAAGAAATACGAACTGGCCAAGAACCAGCTGGAAACCCTCGATCAGACATTACAGGACTCAGGCCTGCACGCCTGGGAGCCCGATCTTGCATTGGAAGTGCTGCACCTGCTGCACAGTTGCTGCGAGTTGTTGCCGCAGAACCATGCCGTACGTGAACGCAAGGAAGAGATTTATCGCAGGCTGTGCCACCTCGACCTCGAAGTGGTACTCGAATAG
- the tssI gene encoding type VI secretion system tip protein TssI/VgrG, translating into MFSTASCAPFTLQIPGVRHDFKVLAFDGAEAISCLYAIRVELVSERADIDLEGLLSQPAFLQFGFKNEGIHGRIEDVRVGESGKRLTHYELTLVPALHYLQFSHDQRIFQQRTVPQIIAQVLKGHGIQGDAFTFHVSPNPPRDYCTQYAESDFEFVQRLCAEDGIAWHHQHSADGHLLVFTDDQVFLPKLAAMPYLQKSGMVAEHQVISRFCVRNSTRTSTVTRRDYDLKRPSQLLESRFTAGFTPMLEDYRYPLLIENERRGKQISRQALERHRSDYERGDGASDQTNLRCGHLFELTGHPRKKCNDQWLLLSVAHQGRQPQVLEEFGTSDAKTADGFTQGYRNSFSVIPAEVVFRPPLPVPRRPLVTQTARVTGPENEEIYCDEFGRVKIELPWDRKELNSQRSSCWVRVASSWAGDHFGAVTIPRVGMEVVVSFLEGDPDKPLITGCVANRVTAPPYSLPDHKTRTVLRSESSPRNGGYNELSIEDRAGQELIYLRAQRDMAQKIGNSLQLEVGNERRETINGSSYTQAGKSLDIEAGQQVHLKAGASVVLDAGASITLKAGGHHLVIDAGGIFSSTEIETGRKPHDSEVPHLLPPGLDGALPVAPAVHARADDELEEEEEEVELEDETPGGITLRIGVFFDGTGNNKANSETVAACYAPDANLAEAAEEIQKHCAAYGYDGDGNSPDNSYGNDVSNIVRLYELYTDHTYEALPDTTKNASIAVYIEGIGTKSNGTDSLYSQATGRGETGVVARVEQCPAVIKEQISLLVERNPQLVIQQIEFDIFGFSRGAAAARHFANEVFKGSGGLLAKSFPNGIEGLVNGFSWRPKIDTQINFIGLFDTVAAIANPWLLDFTGANSRNPGIELRLPEGCANKVVHLVARDEYRENFALNSLGEIDLLLPGSHSDLGGGYLPRAKEKLLLSDPITSTISQGKEATRSGAYIAAEKEAFSWYAKGVIDDDGSGNQLQVTVWERPVAQTTERGRTSPDPQKQVYAAARIERPVHGELSLVYLRIMRELALRNGVPLKVIPETSALNLPEELVLIHKKLQAYALGESSVEGLTIEERALLRSRYIHLSAHWNAAKNLNSSDMSIVFINRPAKKNQRVVHLNE; encoded by the coding sequence ATGTTCAGCACGGCCAGTTGTGCGCCTTTTACCCTGCAAATTCCCGGAGTTCGCCACGACTTCAAGGTGCTCGCATTTGATGGTGCTGAAGCCATCAGCTGCCTGTACGCGATCCGGGTCGAGCTGGTCAGCGAGCGAGCAGATATCGATCTGGAAGGTCTGCTCAGTCAGCCGGCATTTCTGCAATTCGGGTTCAAAAACGAAGGTATTCATGGGCGCATTGAAGATGTGCGGGTGGGTGAAAGCGGAAAACGCCTGACCCACTATGAGCTGACGCTGGTGCCCGCGTTGCATTATTTGCAGTTCAGTCATGACCAGCGGATTTTTCAGCAGCGCACGGTGCCGCAGATCATCGCGCAGGTGCTCAAAGGTCACGGTATTCAAGGTGATGCGTTCACCTTTCATGTCTCCCCGAACCCGCCTCGCGACTATTGCACTCAATACGCGGAAAGCGACTTTGAATTCGTCCAGCGCCTGTGCGCCGAAGACGGAATCGCCTGGCATCACCAGCATTCGGCGGACGGCCATTTGCTGGTGTTCACCGATGATCAGGTGTTTCTCCCAAAGTTGGCTGCGATGCCATATCTGCAGAAATCCGGCATGGTGGCCGAGCATCAGGTGATCAGCCGATTCTGTGTGCGCAACAGTACGCGCACCAGCACCGTCACCCGTCGTGACTACGACCTGAAACGCCCGAGCCAGTTGCTTGAAAGCCGCTTCACCGCCGGATTCACGCCAATGCTGGAGGACTATCGTTATCCGCTGTTGATCGAGAACGAAAGGCGCGGCAAGCAAATTTCCCGACAGGCACTGGAGCGCCACCGTAGCGATTACGAACGGGGCGACGGTGCAAGCGATCAGACGAATCTGCGTTGCGGTCACTTGTTTGAGCTAACCGGGCACCCGCGTAAAAAGTGCAACGACCAGTGGCTTCTACTCAGCGTTGCCCATCAAGGCCGACAACCACAAGTGCTTGAGGAGTTCGGCACCAGCGACGCCAAAACCGCCGACGGCTTCACCCAGGGTTACCGAAATAGCTTTAGCGTGATTCCCGCCGAGGTGGTCTTCCGGCCTCCGCTACCGGTGCCACGCCGTCCATTGGTGACTCAGACCGCACGGGTTACCGGCCCCGAAAACGAAGAGATTTACTGCGATGAATTCGGTCGCGTGAAGATCGAACTTCCTTGGGATCGCAAAGAACTCAACAGTCAGCGCAGCAGTTGCTGGGTACGTGTGGCAAGCAGTTGGGCCGGTGATCATTTTGGAGCCGTGACAATTCCGCGGGTCGGCATGGAAGTCGTGGTGTCCTTTTTGGAGGGCGACCCGGACAAACCGCTGATCACCGGTTGTGTGGCCAACAGGGTTACCGCGCCGCCCTACTCTTTACCCGACCACAAGACCAGAACCGTCTTGCGCAGCGAAAGCTCGCCACGCAATGGCGGCTACAACGAACTGTCGATCGAGGATCGTGCCGGACAGGAGCTGATTTACCTGCGCGCGCAACGCGACATGGCGCAGAAAATCGGCAACAGCCTTCAACTGGAAGTGGGCAACGAACGCCGCGAAACCATCAATGGCAGCAGTTACACCCAGGCTGGAAAGTCTCTCGACATCGAGGCCGGCCAGCAAGTGCATCTCAAGGCCGGCGCCAGTGTGGTGCTGGATGCCGGCGCCAGCATCACGCTGAAAGCCGGCGGCCATCATCTCGTGATCGACGCGGGCGGCATTTTCAGCAGCACGGAAATCGAAACGGGACGCAAGCCACACGACAGTGAAGTCCCCCATCTGCTGCCGCCTGGACTGGATGGCGCATTACCCGTTGCGCCAGCGGTGCACGCACGTGCAGACGACGAACTCGAAGAAGAGGAGGAAGAAGTCGAGCTGGAGGATGAGACGCCGGGGGGAATAACTTTGCGTATCGGCGTGTTTTTCGATGGGACAGGGAACAATAAGGCCAACAGCGAAACAGTCGCCGCTTGCTACGCGCCGGATGCCAATCTCGCGGAGGCGGCCGAAGAGATACAGAAACACTGCGCTGCTTACGGTTACGACGGGGATGGAAACTCGCCGGATAACAGTTATGGGAATGATGTGAGCAATATTGTGCGATTGTATGAGTTGTATACCGACCATACGTACGAAGCTTTACCGGATACCACTAAAAACGCATCGATAGCGGTTTACATCGAAGGCATTGGTACCAAAAGCAATGGCACCGACTCTCTCTATTCACAAGCAACAGGTCGAGGCGAGACAGGAGTAGTAGCACGCGTCGAACAATGCCCAGCGGTTATCAAGGAGCAGATAAGCCTGCTTGTGGAACGAAATCCGCAGTTAGTAATTCAACAGATCGAATTCGATATTTTTGGTTTCAGTCGAGGAGCTGCAGCGGCAAGGCACTTTGCCAATGAGGTGTTCAAAGGTAGTGGGGGGCTTCTTGCCAAATCGTTTCCAAATGGCATCGAAGGTTTGGTAAACGGCTTTAGCTGGCGTCCGAAAATCGACACGCAGATCAACTTCATCGGGCTGTTCGACACCGTCGCAGCAATCGCCAACCCATGGCTGCTGGATTTTACCGGCGCTAACAGTAGGAACCCCGGGATCGAATTAAGGCTGCCGGAAGGTTGCGCCAACAAGGTGGTGCATCTAGTGGCGCGTGATGAATACCGTGAGAATTTCGCGCTTAACAGCTTGGGCGAAATTGATCTGTTATTGCCCGGCTCACACTCCGATCTCGGCGGTGGATACTTACCCAGAGCCAAGGAAAAACTTCTGCTGAGCGACCCAATCACCAGCACCATCAGTCAAGGCAAAGAAGCGACCCGTAGTGGGGCCTATATCGCAGCTGAGAAGGAAGCGTTTTCATGGTATGCAAAGGGTGTTATCGATGATGACGGTTCGGGTAACCAGTTACAGGTGACTGTGTGGGAAAGACCTGTTGCGCAAACAACAGAAAGGGGAAGAACCAGCCCGGATCCCCAGAAGCAGGTTTACGCGGCAGCCCGCATTGAGCGTCCCGTTCATGGTGAGCTGTCG